GAAGAGGTGAATCTCACTCTTCTCTGAACTCGTGGTGAGGTCAAGGGAGGTGAGGCCCGAGGCCTGCTCATCACAGCGGCCACGGGAGAAGGTGAACACCACCACAGGCAGCTGCGCACGGGTGCGGAGGGAGGCTAGGAGGGACAGGTACACGCCACGGTcctggggaagtggggagaagggagtggAGACTGAGTCCCTGAACCAGTGGGGGCCGAAGTGGCGGGAACTGAAGCCGAGTCAGATCAGGCAGTGCTCAGAGCTCAACTCCAAACACCTAGGGATGAGGGGAGAAGGACACGGGAGAAACAGGCGGTGGTGGGTACAAAGCCTGCCAGTTCTCACCTGTGCAGGCCCCCCCTGATGCGTGGGCTGCTTGGCCCCAAAGGTCTGGGCGTGTTTGCTCATCCGCTCCTTCCTGGCCTCCACAGCCGCGTAGtacctggggcaggggaggggcagcgATCAGTCACACCCAGCTAAGCCCAGCCCTGACTCTTCCCAACTCAGGCTTACCCCTTTGTGTGGAAGGTGCCTCGGGAGTCCAGCAACAGGAAGAGCTCCCCCTGGGTCTTGGGGCTGTTCCCCGTGAAGAGATAATGCTCCAGGGGGACTGGGCGAGCAACAGTGCTGATCACATAGATCTGGCGACGCTTCAGCCTCCTGAGTGAGGAGGAGAAGACAGAAGATCAGGGGTGGGAGTGTGGGGAGGAACCCACATCCCCACCATCTTCCCGCACTCTGGCTTCACCTGGTCTTTTCTGGGAGCCGGACTGGAAGGCCGTCCCCGTCATCCTGTCTCTCAACTTGCGAAGCGATCTGGACCCAGGTGGGATCCCTCAGCCTCCCAAGCTGGACATGTTCCCCGGCTGCACCCCTttctcatccccacccccaaggccTGACCACTCCCCCTGCTGTGATAGTCTATGCCCCCGGCCCCGACTGAGGCACGCTACAGCCCCCTTCACCCAAGCACCCCAGGACACAAGTCTCACCCAATCCAGTCAGCAAATTCAAGCGCGTTGGGGACAGTAGCACTCAGAAGGATGATGGAGACGTGGTCAGGAAGCATGATGAGCACCTCCTCCCACACGACTCCACGCTGCGCACAGGGATGGAAGACAGCTCAGAGGGGGCTGCCCTTCTGCCCCTAGGAAGGGGCACAGGGTTCCGTGTCGGAGCAGAGGAGGCAGTGAGGTTCGCAGGGTGTGTGGAATAGAGGAGCTGCTGAACCAGCCCCACAGGAGGGGACTGCCAGGATATGGGGACCCTGTCCCCCTACCTCAGCATCGTTGATGTAGTGAACCTCATCAAAGATGACCCACTCCAGGTCTCGGATGACATCCGAGCCACTGTACAGCATGGAGCTGGAAGAAAGAGACCCAAGGCTGACTTCCCAGTGGCTCCTGTCTCTACCCTCAACTCAGCCAACATGCTCTCCAGAGCAGCCTCACCTTCCTGACCAAAAACCCACCCGTGTTGAGTGCCCATCTCTCACCGAAGGATCTCTGTTGTCATAATGAGGCAAGAGGCCTCTGGGTGCAGCTGCACGTCCCCGGTGAGAAGTCCCACATCCCCAAATGTGTTTCGGAAGTCCCGGAACTTCTGGTTGCTCAGAGCCTTGATGGGCGAAGTATAGATGGTGCTGGGAGGAGAGCATGAAGTTAGCCGGTCCCTCCACGCTGAGgtcacctcctctcccaccccgaGCCTTCCCAGAAGCCTGCCACAGAGCTCAGGCGCCCCCCTTCACCCTAACTTCCCTCACGTTCCCCTTCATGGAATTACCCGGGAAAAATTCTGTCCCCCAATCCCTTCCGAAACTAACTAAACTCCCCACACTTTCTCATTTCCCCCTGGACCCCTGCCTCAAGTTTCTCCCCCAAAACTCTCATCTAAAGGAGGAAGTAGGGAGGTGGAGAAGAGATGAGACTTAGAAAGGTTGCAGGAGAGAACAGGGCtggtgaaggggaagctggggacgGGACTGTACCGCGTCATGTGTTTCTGGGCAAGGGCAATGGCGTATTCAGCCACAACCGTCTTCCCTGCGGACGTGTGAGCCGCAACAAAGACCGAGTCATGCCGTTCCAAGTGTAGGATGGCCTGTTTCTGAAACACGTCTGGCTCAAACGCCCACTGTGGGAGAGAGAAATAGATGGGggctggagaagggagaggggtcTTCCTGCCTCCAGCTCACAGGACATTCAGGGCAGCGGGGAGAAGGCCAGAGTGAGGCCAGTCTGGGACTGAGGTCCAAGCTGGCCTGAAGGCATCTGGCCtctggtggggagaggagacagggagtgggctgggaggaggtgggggagcacGTGAGGACTGGGCCACACTACCCGGAAGGCTGGCTGGGGAATGAGTCGGTAGAAATCATCGACAGGGGAGGTGACATCCACAGGAATGGCCCACTGCTCCTGAGGGGGGGGCttgggaggctctgggggagctACAGCTGTGGACGCTTCctggaaggggaaaggggtgtAGGGTCAATAAAGATACAGTCAGAAACCTCTCTGTTACCACTCCTCCCAAAAGATGCTCCAGTCTTCCCCTTGGACCCAACCAGGCCAGCCCACCCTGTCTGTGACAAGACCCTTCTTTCCTGCCTCAACCGCCCAGAACCACCAACCTGCAACACTAGGTTCTCCAAGCTGCTTGCTCGGGCCAGGGGAGCACTGCAGGGAGAGGCTGAAACAGTGTCCCGTCTGGGACCGCCTGGCTGTCCCACTGCCTCACCACTCTCATCCTCATCGCCCCCACCCAAATCCAGGGGCTCCAGCAGACGGCTGAGGCTGAGCAGGCCGGGAGCTGGAGCCGGGTGATCTGAGGAGCAAGGCGAAAACGGAGGCCTGGTCATGTCCACCCCTGCTCTGAAGAAGAAGGGCACCACTTCCCCTACACGCCCCCATCTCAAAACTAAAACTCACCCTCTGGTGCAAAGTCCACACCTTTCTTGAAGCCAGGTGGGACAGTAAGAAGATCTGGaggacagggacagagagagagaatctggGCTCCTGCACACTGCCGTATAAGTCACATGGTACATTAACCTAAAGGACATCCTTCACAGCACAGGCGTCGCAGTTGCGGGTATTTATTGTGACAATTTTCCAAAAGTTGACAGTAAAGGTTGTTATGGAAGGGGTACCTTTTCCTAATTTACTCAGGGAAATGGAAGAGCTAGCAAGGACCCAGTGACAGGCCCGGGCCCCTCTTCCTCAGGGCCCAGACTCAGAGCCCTACCTCCCAAGGGTCCATCCCGGCACCACCTCACCTTTCTCAAAGTCTATCTCCTCCTCAGCCTCCTCTCGAGTGCTCATATCTGTTATGGTGGGCTCATCCATTCCCCCTGGGGAGAGGTTGAACAAACAGGGATTCATGGGGTGGGAGTGACACAGGAGGGGTGGAGACTAAGGGCTTCCTTCCCTACCATCCCATTTCCACAAGCGTCACCTGGCCAGAATGGGTACTGTGTTGGATTCCCCCACAGGGACTGGGAGATGGGCCCGGGTGGCCGGCGAAGAGACAAGGAGGTCGTGGCCGACAGGTTTGTATTCTCTAGCAGGACCTGACGCAAGAGATCAGAGCGCCAGTGAGGCTGAGCTTGCCTCTGACTCCCCTTTTCCCAACCCTGCTTCTCGTGGCCCGTGACCTCTTACCTCCTTGTAGCCTAGTATCTGGCCTGTGGTTGGGTGTCTTTGGGCCTGTAGGTCGGAGGGGACTGGGGCCCCCAGTGTGGCCAGGAGAGACCAAGGATCCATCTTCCTCTGCCATTTTCTGGACAGAAGCAAAGTAATTTTCAGGTCTTCTTTCTCCTGTGTCCCAGCTTTCTTCAGGGACCCACCTCCCTAGTCCAGGCCCCTCTAGACCCCTCACCGGGCTGAGTGTTCCACACCGTGCAGAGGCAGCCAGGCGGGAGATGACAGAAACAACTGCTCTGCTTCTTGCTGCAGATctggggcacagggagggagGCCGTGGGGAAGCTGGAACAAGGGCAAGATGAGACGCATAAGGTAAGAGAAGAGAGTAAGacacagagcaaagagaaggtgatAGAATTCATACTTAGATCAGAAATGGGAGATGTCCCAGAGAGACTAGGACAATCAGGCTGAAGGACTATTTTCCAAAGGTGGTTCTGCTTTACAGGACAAACGGCTTGCAACCGAATTACCTGGGGTGctggttaaaaatacagattttggaTTTCAGGACCTATGGACctaagaatttgtattttaaaaaagctcccccactcagctcggtgctctgtgatgacctagatgagcGTAATGGGGGGAGATGGgagagaggtccaagagggaggggttatacgtatacatatagctgattcacttcgtggtacagcagaaactaacccaacattataaagcaattatattccaataaaaaaataaatgaaaaaagcccCCTACTAATCATGAGGCACACTGACATTTCAGAATCACTAGTTTTAGGAAAAGGGGTCCCAGACCTAAGGATGAAGAGCCAGGTGCTCAAAGGCTAGCATCTCAGCCACCAACAAGTGccctggagagagaaaaagactccAAGGAGAAAAGACACATTTGAAAGAGCAGTTCTCAGAGTTAAGGTATCCCCAGGGCTTCCAGCTCTGTCCCCCCATGGGCTCTGACCCACAGCAGGTCCACTGGGTTGGGAGTCTGTCCAGCACCAGTCTAGGCCCGGACGACAGGCGTCCAGAGACAGAAGAGCCAGGTCAAGTTAGATCCTACTGTGATGAGGGTGAAGGAGGTTCTAAGTTCAATGAGGGTCAAGGTTAGGGTCAATCAAAAGTCACTCACGGTGCTCTCTGGAGCCCCAGGCACATTCAGCAGCTCCCAACGCCCTGTGCATCCCAGCTCTACGGCCCGAAGGGGCAGGTCCAGAGGATCTGGGGGAGGTAGCACTACGGGGGAAAGGTCACAGGTCAGGGGTCAAGGGTCATTCCCTGTCTACTCCTCCTTTCCACCCACTGCCCCTCACCGATTCGCTCCGTCTCCATCATCCTGGAGCCTCGGCCGCTACCTGGCAGCCCGGAAGTGTAGGGAGGAGCCGAAACGGCGGAAGTAGAAGCGACTTCCGACACAACCCCTCCGGGGGCGGGGATGAGCGCTACCGAGGGGCGGGCCCAAACTGGTGGGATGCCGGGCGGAAGTGTGTGCGCCGCGGGCCGCCTTGGTTACCGCGTTCTCCGCCCTTCGCTACGTCATCGCTCCGAGCCCGCGATCCGCTGCCCGCTTGGGCGCCGCCCGAGACCGTGGGACTTCGGTTGCCGCCCCCTCAGGTAAGGCCTTCTCCTCAGCCTTCGTCCCTTTTTTCCGAGCTCCTTCTGTCTTCTTGCCCCTTTGGTTGCTCTGAAAGCGCTGCGCGGGTTCCACTGCCTCCTCTGCTTTTCGGACCCCGCGATTGCCATACTAACCCCAGCGAGGTAGGGGGGTCTGGTACCATCGTCTTGGCGACGGAGGGGGTGTTTCTCCCTTCCTGGGCCACATGGTGCCCCTAGGCGCTGGTATCCGTGATTCCTGAAGTGAGAAGGGAATGCTGGTTGATCCCGACGAGCGGGGGTTTGGACGGCAGCCTggtttaagcaaggggtagggaGAGGCAGAAGACAGGAGTAGgcaggcctggaggggtggggctggggtcagTGTGCACGGCGTGTGAACCCTGGGCGGTGACAGTGGAGAAAGATGTCTTGGGCCCTGCCCCTGAACCAGGAGCCACCATGTTGGTGATACCCCCCGGACTGAGCGAGGAGGAGGAGGCTCTGCAGAAGAAATTCAACAAACTCAAGAAAAAGGTGAGGGAGTGTGTGCGGGTATGACCCAAACTTTCAAAGACTCTACACTGAGAACACCTGGGGTGAGTGTGCGGggctgggggggggtggggattcAGCTAGCTCATACCTGGAGACATACCACCTCTCAGTGTAGTTTCAGCAATGGACTTTCTCAAGTGtgtactttcttttctctcttttctatgcAGTCTGCCAtggagttttcttccttttccatggCTTTTAGTACCACCTAAGAGCCGGCGATCCCAGGCTTGGTTTTTCCAGTTCCATTTAGTGTTTTACTGATAACTTTCACATATCCAAAATTGAAGCTATCATCTTGTCTGTCCTAAACTTGGTCTTCCAAATAGGGCTGACTACATTTACTTATCCCATGTGTTTGGAATGAAAGTCTTATCTCTGTCTTCTGCTCAATTTGCATAGCCAAACATTTGCCGAGTCGTCTTGATTCTTCCCTTGAAGTAATTGCTTCTGTTTACTTTTTCCTGTGTATTCCCTAGATCAGGTCTTTGCTGATGCTCACCTAGCCTGTCGTAATGGTCTCTcaacaagtttctttttttggacAGACTTTTTCACTCCTGTTAAAATGGTGCATTGAAAACACAAAACAccgcctttctttttctcaaaaccCAGTGGTTTCACATTGTCTATAAAACAAAGCCTTAATCAGGCATCCCTTTCTGTAGAACTATTCCTTGATCCCAAAACATGCATTCCCAAAGCTTTCTTATCTCTGCATCTTTGCCACCCTGTTTTCTTTGTCTAAAATGCCCTTTCCTCTCAGTCTGTGTTATGCAGATTGTATCCAGGACCCAGTTTAATAACCATTTGGCATCAGAAAAATCTTACTTGCTCTCAGCTACAATCTGCACTTATGATCAGTCTTGAAAATTCAACCTAGTCATCATCTAATTTCTCagactgtaagcttcttgagggGAGGATCTGTGTCTCATACTTTTGCGTATCCCTGTTTCAGAGCAATTGTGTGTTCTTATTAAACATGTAGGGGTGGATGGATGAAGTCCCTAAGAAGGCACGGAGGCTTATATTTAATTGCAGCTTATATCCGGGGGCTCTGGTCTATGATTGAATGCCTTGTTTTCAACTTGAAAAACATGAGACTGTGGAAAGCCTCTGGAGGCCATGGTTTGAATAGATTAGGTATGGCTGGCTTTGTAGATGATCTGGGGGACTATGTAAGAGGCAGGGCAGCCTCAATGTACCACTCCAGGGGCACCATTTGCATTGTTTTCTCTCAGCAAGGTGTCCCCGGAGTGATGCGCCCAGGGGCCTTGGGAGAGGACCTGGCCAGGGACTGGCCCTCACCAACTCCTCTCTTCTCACTCTTGTTCCCAGAAAAAGGCATTGCTGGCTCTGAAGAAGCAAAGCAGCAGCAGCACAGCCAGCCAAGGCGGCGTCAAACGCTGTGAGTGACAGGGGAAGCGGGGATAGACTGGAAGTGAGCAGCACAGGCTGACCTGTGTCACAGCCTGGCCAACATAATGCCTCTTTCCCTCGCCACTCCAGCACTGTCAGAGCAGCCTGTGGTGGACACAGCCACGGCAACAGAGCAGGCGAAGCAGCTGGTGAAGTCAGGAGCCATCAGTGCCATCAAGGCTGAGACCAAGAACTCGGGCTTCAAACGTTCCCGGACCCTAGAGGGGAAGTTAAAGGTGAGCACAGGCACAAAGATTGTTCAGGGACTCCTTAACTTCAGAGGGCATCCTTCCAAGTTGGAATGGAGGTAAGTTTAGGGGGAAAGTAACGCCAGTTTAATCATGGGCAAGTTGCTATACCATCCTGAGCTTCaggtttcttatctgtaaagtgaagaACCTGGATGACGCCTAGATTCTCCTCCATTTTACGCATCGTGTGACTCTAATCCGTCCTGTAGTAGAGCTCCTGGATTGTGTTGCTCAGAAGAGTTGAGCAGGCCGAGAATGTCATCAGGTTTAAGACATTTTTAAGTAAACTAACTGCTTTAAGTGTGTATTAAATCTTTtatgtaaaaggaaagaaaagaaaagaaaagataggccAGGGGAGCCGAGAAGAGGGTGAGAGAAGAGGACCTCCTTCTGCCCCGTGGTTAGGCAGCCTCCTGCTCCCCACTGAGGTGGgtctctgccatcttcccaggACCCTGAGAAGGGGCCAGTCCCCACTTTCCAGCCGTTCCAGAGGAGCATATCTGCCGATGATGAGCTGCAGGAGGTAATGGTTTCCAGTTGTCTGTCTCTGAGCGGCTTCTGGGGGACTGAGAAAAACGAGCGACCCACATATTTGGGACCACATGGCAGCAGCTGGGACTCATCTTAACCGTCCTTGGTTTCCTTTTCAGTCGTCTAGACGTCCACAGAGGAAATCTCTGTATGAGAGGTTAGAGAAAGATAGGACTGGGTCCCACTGGCGGGCGGCGGGGCCGGGGGGATTGCCTGGGTCCTTAGGAGGTTTGGGACTGGagtgggtggagctggggctACAGAGGGATTGCTGAGTCTCCCCAGGCTCTGGGAAGGTGAGGTAGAGGCCCCCTTTGATCCTCCCTGTCTACCTCTCCCCAGCTTTGTGTCTTCCAGCGATCGGCTTCGGGAACTGGGACCAGATGGAGAAGAGGCGGAGCGCCCGGGGGCTGGTGATGCCCCCGCTCGAAGCTTCGACTGGGGCTATGAAGAACGTGGTAGTGCCCGCTCCTCAGGCTCCCCTCCCCGAAGCCGCAGCCGGGACCGCAGCCGCGAGCGGAACCGGGACCGAGACCGGGAACGGGATCGAGACCGAGAGCGGGAACGGGAGCGAGACAGAGACCGCGATCGAGACCGGGACCGGGACCGCGATCGAGACCGGGACCGGGACCGGGACCGAGACCGGGACCGGGACCGGGACCGAGAGGGCCCTTTCCGCAGTGAGTGATCTTGGCTGGTGGGAAAGTGACTTCAGATAAGGTTTAGGTGGGTCCTACTAAAGTGGACTCTTAAAGTGGAGGGTGAGCTAGACTATGTCTCGTTACTGATTTCTGTCCTGTAGGGTCGGACTCGTTTCCTGAACGCCGGGCCCCTCGGAAGGGGAACACTCTCTATGTGTATGGAGAAGACATGACGCCCACCCTCCTCCGTGGGGCCTTCTCTCCCTTTGGAAACATCATTGACCTCTCCATGGACCCACCCAGAAAGTAAGGATGACAGTGGGGCAGGATGGTAGTCCTTGGAGGACCTGGGGTATGAGACCTGAGGGAGGAAGCTAGCCTGTCTCCACAGCCTGTAACACTGGGTTTGATTGGGTCCCGAGGAGCCCATAGGCCCTCTACtgaccctgtgttttctcatcccaGCTGTGCCTTCGTCACCTATGAAAAGATGGAGTCAGCAGATCAGGCCGTTGCTGAGGTTGGGACTTCCCAGATCTGTTCTTCCCATCCCTCCTGCCatccttatattttctttctaaaatactgGGAGCCAGGAGGAAGTCATTTCCTCTTGACAGAGACGGTCTCTCCCTGTTTACGCAGGAAACCTTGCATTCTCAAGTCCCTACTTAGTCTGTTCCTAGGATGGTAACTCCTGGAAATTCTCCTTTGGTTTGTCTATAATGTTTCCCCCcatcctctgccccctcccctcttctgcCCCAGCTCAACGGGACCCAAGTGGAGTCCGTACAGCTCAAAGTCAGCATTGCCCGAAAACAGCCCATGCTGGACGCTGCCACTGGCAAGTCTGTCTGGGGCTCCCTGGGTAAGAATGGGATTCTTCCTCTCTCATTCTGTCCCCTACAG
The DNA window shown above is from Phocoena phocoena chromosome 10, mPhoPho1.1, whole genome shotgun sequence and carries:
- the NELFE gene encoding negative elongation factor E; translated protein: MLVIPPGLSEEEEALQKKFNKLKKKKKALLALKKQSSSSTASQGGVKRSLSEQPVVDTATATEQAKQLVKSGAISAIKAETKNSGFKRSRTLEGKLKDPEKGPVPTFQPFQRSISADDELQESSRRPQRKSLYESFVSSSDRLRELGPDGEEAERPGAGDAPARSFDWGYEERGSARSSGSPPRSRSRDRSRERNRDRDRERDRDRERERERDRDRDRDRDRDRDRDRDRDRDRDRDRDRDREGPFRRSDSFPERRAPRKGNTLYVYGEDMTPTLLRGAFSPFGNIIDLSMDPPRNCAFVTYEKMESADQAVAELNGTQVESVQLKVSIARKQPMLDAATGKSVWGSLAVQNSPKGCHRDKRTQIVYSDDVYKENLVDGF